In a genomic window of Carassius gibelio isolate Cgi1373 ecotype wild population from Czech Republic chromosome A3, carGib1.2-hapl.c, whole genome shotgun sequence:
- the ifnphi3 gene encoding interferon phi 3 encodes MDLHRVALLCSFFCFAQVWSLPTNCILRNDLLKRSYTLIETAGGFFPVQCLKENVAIPFPQDAFESDNTDQVTGVEKAVYQTLESIDALLENYNDPDQWDAQKWTEFRGLLYRQITDSKCIMSKSVAAQDFANREASLKVYFQTLSSTLKEKDFSFCAWEIVRKEIVRTLKFILDHNHDIML; translated from the exons ATGGACCTTCATCGTGTGGCCCTGCTGTGCAGCTTTTTCTGCTTTGCGCAGGTTTGGTCCTTGCCAACAAACTGCATCCTTCGTAATGACTTACTGAAGAGATCTTATACACTGATAGAGACCGCG GGGGGATTTTTCCCCGTGCAGTGCCTGAAGGAAAATGTTGCCATACCTTTCCCGCAAGATGCGTTCGAGTCTGACAACACGGATCAG GTTACTGGTGTTGAAAAGGCTGTTTACCAGACACTTGAAAGTATTGACGCTTTGTTAGAGAACTACAATGATCCAGACCAGTGGGATGCACAGAAGTGGACTGAGTTTCGAGGCCTCCTGTACCGCCAGATTACGGACAGCAAATGC ATCATGAGCAAGTCTGTAGCTGCACAGGATTTCGCCAACAGAGAAGCTTCACTCAAGGTTTACTTCCAGACTTTATCCTcaactctgaaagaaaag GATTTCAGTTTTTGCGCATGGGAAATTGTCAGAAAAGAGATTGTCCGCACCCTGAAGTTCATACTGGATCACAACCACGACATCATGTTAtaa